From the Accumulibacter sp. genome, one window contains:
- a CDS encoding accessory factor UbiK family protein, with translation MLDPRILEEVGQRLGSIIAASPAADIERNARALLASVFAKLDLVSREEFDIQAQVLQRTREKLKALEARIERLENPPAQPD, from the coding sequence ATGCTCGACCCCAGGATCCTCGAAGAAGTCGGCCAACGCCTTGGCAGCATCATCGCCGCCAGCCCGGCGGCCGACATCGAACGGAACGCGCGCGCGCTCCTCGCCAGCGTCTTCGCCAAGCTCGACCTGGTCAGTCGCGAGGAGTTCGACATCCAGGCGCAGGTGCTGCAACGCACGCGCGAGAAACTGAAGGCGCTCGAGGCACGCATCGAGCGCCTGGAGAATCCGCCCGCCCAGCCCGACTGA
- a CDS encoding ammonium transporter has protein sequence MKRLFAVLALLGVVAVATPAWAEDKPAAAPAATSTTAATPEAAAANEAGAAAATPAPVANKGDNAWVMTSAALVILMSIPGLALFYGGLVRSKNMLSVLMQVFVTFSLISVLWVVYGYSLAFTEGGGFFGVFDKLFLKGVTVDSVAATFSKGVVISELAYVVFQGAFAAITCGLIVGAFAERAKFAAILVFMVLWFSLSYVPMAHMVWYWAGPDVYVDAAAGEAATKTAGFLFQKGALDFAGGTVVHINAAIAGLIGAIVIGKRIGYGRESMAPHSLTFTMIGASLLWFGWFGFNAGSALEASGGAALAMVNTWVATACAAMSWMLAEWMLKGKPSMLGAASGAVAGLVAITPAAGFVGVMGAICIGLLAGVICLWGVNGLKRLLGADDSLDVFGVHGVGGILGAILTGVFADPSLGGTGVYDYVANKVGDYDMTAQLISQLWGVGTVIVWSGVVSLVAFKLVDMVIGLRVPEEEEREGLDITSHGESAYHY, from the coding sequence ATGAAGCGCTTATTTGCAGTTCTGGCCCTGCTCGGAGTGGTCGCTGTCGCTACCCCCGCGTGGGCTGAAGACAAGCCGGCCGCAGCGCCCGCGGCAACTTCGACGACCGCTGCGACGCCCGAGGCCGCGGCCGCCAACGAAGCCGGTGCCGCAGCCGCGACTCCGGCACCCGTTGCCAACAAGGGCGACAACGCCTGGGTGATGACCAGTGCGGCGCTCGTCATCCTGATGTCCATCCCCGGTCTGGCGCTGTTCTACGGCGGCCTCGTGCGCAGCAAGAACATGCTGTCGGTGCTGATGCAGGTCTTCGTCACCTTCTCGCTGATCAGCGTGCTGTGGGTCGTCTACGGCTATTCGCTGGCGTTCACCGAGGGTGGCGGGTTCTTCGGCGTGTTCGACAAGCTGTTCCTGAAGGGCGTCACCGTCGACTCGGTCGCCGCGACCTTCTCCAAGGGCGTGGTGATCTCCGAACTCGCTTACGTCGTCTTTCAGGGCGCCTTCGCGGCGATCACCTGCGGCCTGATCGTCGGTGCCTTCGCTGAGCGGGCGAAGTTCGCCGCCATCCTGGTATTCATGGTGCTTTGGTTCTCGCTTTCCTACGTGCCGATGGCGCACATGGTCTGGTACTGGGCCGGTCCGGACGTCTATGTCGACGCCGCAGCCGGCGAGGCCGCCACGAAGACTGCCGGGTTCCTCTTCCAGAAGGGTGCGCTCGACTTCGCCGGTGGTACGGTCGTCCACATCAACGCGGCGATCGCCGGTCTCATCGGCGCCATCGTCATCGGCAAGCGGATCGGCTACGGTCGTGAGTCGATGGCGCCGCACAGCCTGACCTTCACGATGATCGGCGCCTCGCTGCTCTGGTTCGGCTGGTTCGGCTTCAACGCCGGCTCTGCGCTCGAGGCGAGCGGTGGTGCTGCTCTGGCGATGGTCAATACCTGGGTCGCAACCGCCTGTGCGGCAATGTCCTGGATGCTGGCGGAATGGATGCTGAAGGGCAAGCCGTCAATGCTCGGTGCCGCTTCGGGTGCGGTTGCCGGTCTGGTCGCGATCACCCCGGCGGCAGGATTCGTCGGCGTAATGGGTGCCATCTGCATCGGCCTTCTCGCCGGCGTCATCTGCCTCTGGGGCGTCAATGGACTGAAGCGCCTGCTGGGTGCCGATGATTCGCTCGACGTCTTCGGTGTCCATGGCGTCGGCGGTATCCTTGGCGCGATCCTGACCGGCGTCTTTGCCGACCCGTCGCTCGGTGGTACCGGCGTCTATGACTACGTCGCGAACAAGGTTGGCGACTACGACATGACGGCCCAGTTGATCAGCCAGTTGTGGGGTGTCGGCACCGTCATCGTCTGGTCCGGCGTCGTTTCGCTGGTGGCGTTCAAATTGGTGGACATGGTGATCGGTCTGCGCGTACCGGAAGAAGAAGAGCGCGAAGGTCTCGACATCACGTCGCATGGCGAATCCGCCTACCACTACTGA
- the glnK gene encoding P-II family nitrogen regulator: MKLVTAIIKPFKLDEVREALSAIGVQGITVTEVKGFGRQKGHTELYRGAEYVVDFLPKVKVEAAISDALLEQVIEAIEKSASTGKIGDGKIFISAIEDVIRIRTGETGEDAL; the protein is encoded by the coding sequence ATGAAACTGGTAACTGCCATCATCAAGCCGTTCAAGCTTGACGAAGTACGAGAAGCGCTGTCGGCGATCGGCGTACAGGGAATCACCGTCACCGAGGTCAAGGGCTTCGGGCGCCAGAAGGGGCACACCGAACTGTATCGCGGTGCCGAGTACGTCGTGGACTTCCTGCCCAAGGTGAAGGTCGAAGCGGCGATCAGCGACGCACTCCTCGAGCAGGTGATCGAGGCGATCGAGAAGTCGGCCAGTACCGGCAAGATCGGCGACGGCAAGATTTTCATCTCGGCAATCGAGGACGTCATTCGCATCCGCACCGGCGAAACCGGTGAGGATGCCCTGTAA
- a CDS encoding YifB family Mg chelatase-like AAA ATPase has translation MSLAIVHSRGLDGLAAPQVAVEVHLASGLPNLTLVGLPDTEVKEARDRVRAALQNSGFEFPRKRITVNLAPADLPKESGRFDLPIALGILAASGQLPSRLLAQHEFAGELSLSGELRPVRGALAMVLAMGDNNRSFVLPASSAREAALAGRIPILAAASLLEVCAHLTGQAALSACAATVDGGDGDDGYPDLADVRGQTQAKRGLEIAAAGGHSILFAGPPGSGKSMLASRLPGLLPPMTLPAALESAAVLSLAGLFRPQLFRHHPYRAPHHTASSAALVGGGSVPRPGEISLAHQGVLFLDELPEFDRRVLEALREPLDSGRIHISRAARQAEFPAQFQLVAAMNPCPCGYHGDARGRCRCTPDQILRYRSKLSGPLLDRIDLQVEVPAVAAEVLQQARDGEASAAVRARVTAARTRQIERQGKPNARLSEREIDQHCQPQAAAAALLKQAITRFELSARAFHRLLKVARTIADLAGQHTIEPRHVAEAVQYRRFAKD, from the coding sequence GTGTCTCTCGCCATCGTCCACAGCCGCGGTCTCGACGGCCTGGCCGCACCGCAGGTTGCGGTCGAGGTGCATCTGGCCAGCGGCCTGCCCAACCTGACGCTCGTCGGGCTGCCGGACACCGAAGTCAAGGAGGCACGCGACCGGGTGCGTGCGGCGCTGCAGAACTCGGGTTTCGAGTTCCCGCGCAAACGCATCACCGTCAACCTCGCGCCGGCCGACCTGCCGAAGGAATCCGGCCGCTTCGACCTGCCGATCGCGCTCGGCATCCTCGCCGCATCCGGCCAGCTCCCGTCGCGGCTGCTGGCGCAGCACGAGTTCGCCGGCGAGCTCTCGCTTTCGGGCGAACTGCGGCCGGTGCGCGGCGCGCTGGCGATGGTCCTGGCGATGGGCGACAACAACCGCAGCTTCGTGCTGCCGGCGAGCAGCGCCCGTGAGGCGGCGCTGGCGGGCCGGATACCGATCCTGGCGGCAGCCAGCCTGCTCGAGGTCTGCGCCCACCTGACCGGGCAGGCGGCCCTGTCGGCCTGTGCGGCGACCGTCGACGGCGGCGACGGCGACGACGGGTACCCTGACCTCGCCGACGTGCGCGGCCAGACGCAAGCCAAACGCGGACTGGAGATCGCCGCCGCCGGCGGACATTCGATCCTCTTCGCCGGCCCGCCGGGAAGCGGGAAATCGATGCTCGCCAGCCGTCTGCCCGGCCTGCTGCCGCCGATGACCCTGCCGGCGGCGCTCGAATCGGCCGCCGTGCTGTCGCTCGCGGGCCTCTTCCGGCCACAGCTCTTTCGCCACCACCCTTATCGCGCGCCGCACCACACTGCGTCGTCGGCAGCGCTGGTCGGCGGTGGCAGCGTGCCGCGTCCGGGCGAGATCTCGCTGGCGCACCAGGGCGTCCTCTTCCTCGACGAGCTGCCGGAGTTCGACCGGCGGGTTCTCGAAGCGCTGCGCGAGCCGCTCGATTCCGGACGCATCCACATCTCGCGCGCCGCGCGCCAGGCCGAGTTCCCGGCGCAGTTCCAGCTGGTCGCGGCAATGAATCCATGCCCCTGCGGTTACCACGGTGATGCGCGCGGCCGCTGCCGCTGCACGCCGGATCAGATCCTGCGTTACCGCAGCAAGCTCTCCGGTCCGCTGCTCGACCGCATCGACCTGCAGGTCGAGGTGCCGGCCGTAGCGGCCGAAGTCCTGCAGCAAGCGCGCGACGGTGAAGCTTCGGCTGCCGTGCGTGCACGGGTAACGGCAGCCCGCACGCGACAGATCGAGCGCCAAGGGAAACCGAATGCCCGCCTCAGCGAGCGCGAGATCGACCAGCATTGCCAGCCGCAGGCGGCCGCGGCAGCGCTGCTGAAGCAGGCGATCACTCGCTTCGAGCTCTCCGCACGGGCCTTTCACCGCCTGCTCAAGGTGGCGCGGACGATCGCCGATCTGGCAGGGCAGCACACGATCGAGCCCCGGCACGTCGCCGAAGCCGTGCAGTACCGTCGCTTTGCCAAGGACTGA
- a CDS encoding TorF family putative porin, translating to MKTSLSFSLLAATVSASVMAQTPDPGQADAAPVAASSPHSFSGNLGLFSSYRFRGIDQTFGKPAVQGGFDYAHASGFYLGNWNSNVNSGAGFPDGNLEMDFYGGYKTSVGDFGIDLGAIYYYYPGSEARVLGTGASSGAVNNKELYLGVSWKFVSLKYFYSIDDYFSLRGVDQAGAATGKNTHGSQYFDLSANYDLGDGWGVNGHVGRLNLKNVHNGNYTDWKLGVTKDLNGWLLALSYIGTNAAGDCSGASSYQPYCFTNSMSDDGGVLDVGSRTKDAGRGIAVVSVSRSF from the coding sequence ATGAAGACAAGTCTTTCATTCTCGCTACTCGCAGCCACTGTGTCGGCGTCCGTGATGGCACAGACGCCGGACCCGGGACAGGCGGACGCAGCCCCCGTGGCTGCCAGCAGTCCGCATAGTTTCAGCGGCAACCTGGGGTTGTTCAGTAGTTACCGGTTCCGTGGTATCGACCAGACGTTCGGCAAACCTGCCGTGCAGGGTGGTTTCGACTACGCGCATGCCAGTGGTTTCTATCTCGGCAACTGGAACTCGAACGTGAACTCTGGCGCCGGTTTCCCTGATGGCAACCTGGAAATGGACTTCTACGGCGGCTACAAGACATCCGTCGGCGACTTCGGCATCGATCTGGGCGCGATCTACTACTACTATCCGGGTTCGGAAGCGAGGGTTCTCGGTACGGGCGCCAGTTCCGGAGCGGTGAACAACAAGGAACTGTACCTTGGCGTTTCGTGGAAGTTCGTTTCGCTGAAGTACTTCTACTCAATCGACGATTACTTCTCGCTGCGCGGAGTCGACCAGGCCGGTGCGGCGACCGGCAAGAACACGCACGGCAGCCAGTACTTCGACCTCTCTGCAAACTATGACCTTGGGGACGGCTGGGGAGTCAACGGCCATGTCGGCAGGCTGAACCTGAAGAACGTCCATAACGGCAACTACACGGATTGGAAGCTCGGTGTGACCAAGGATCTCAATGGCTGGCTGTTGGCCCTGTCCTACATCGGCACCAATGCAGCGGGTGATTGTTCGGGAGCCTCGAGTTACCAGCCGTATTGCTTCACCAACTCGATGTCCGACGACGGCGGCGTGCTTGATGTGGGCTCCCGCACCAAGGATGCTGGTCGTGGCATCGCTGTCGTCTCCGTCAGCCGCAGCTTCTAG
- the speD gene encoding adenosylmethionine decarboxylase → MHGLHLTAELYGCRCDRQLLDDAGALRELCLAVCSLPGLTPLAEVFHQFGSDSDPAGATGAVVLAESHLAVHTWPESAAVTLDLYVCNFSQDNSSAARQACGQLIAAFAPSQLVQRELQRGIPADQATGSPADHAVSGD, encoded by the coding sequence ATGCATGGCCTGCACCTGACTGCCGAACTCTACGGATGCCGCTGCGACCGGCAACTGCTCGATGACGCCGGCGCCCTGCGCGAACTTTGCCTCGCAGTCTGTTCGTTGCCGGGTCTGACGCCACTCGCCGAGGTCTTCCACCAGTTCGGCAGCGACAGCGACCCGGCCGGCGCCACGGGCGCGGTCGTCCTGGCCGAGTCGCACCTGGCGGTGCACACCTGGCCGGAGTCGGCGGCAGTGACGCTCGACCTGTACGTCTGCAACTTCAGCCAGGACAACAGCAGCGCAGCCCGCCAAGCCTGCGGGCAGCTGATTGCCGCTTTCGCACCGAGCCAGCTCGTGCAGCGCGAACTGCAGCGAGGCATCCCGGCTGACCAGGCCACCGGCAGCCCTGCCGACCACGCCGTCAGCGGTGATTAG
- the bamE gene encoding outer membrane protein assembly factor BamE domain-containing protein has translation MFRIASASIFGGTMLVAALAACDADRLDRLRPGRTTAGEVKDVMGQPTLEWREADGSRVWEYPRTPQGLVNYLVLIGPDDVLREVQQVLTEENFARVRVGMTQDQVRRLLARPAHETYFPLKRETIWDWKTKVDSGMEWYFNVHFDSDGRVSGTSTNYVPKG, from the coding sequence ATGTTCAGGATCGCCTCGGCCAGCATCTTTGGTGGCACCATGCTGGTCGCCGCCCTTGCCGCCTGTGACGCCGACCGGCTGGATCGGCTGCGCCCCGGCCGCACGACTGCCGGCGAGGTGAAGGACGTGATGGGCCAGCCGACGCTGGAATGGCGGGAGGCCGATGGCTCGCGCGTCTGGGAGTATCCGCGCACACCGCAAGGGCTGGTCAACTACCTCGTGCTCATCGGCCCGGACGACGTGCTGCGCGAGGTGCAGCAGGTGCTGACCGAGGAGAACTTCGCCAGGGTCCGCGTCGGCATGACGCAGGACCAAGTACGACGTCTTCTCGCTCGTCCGGCTCACGAAACCTATTTTCCGCTCAAGCGGGAGACGATCTGGGACTGGAAGACGAAGGTGGATTCCGGCATGGAATGGTATTTCAACGTCCATTTCGACAGCGACGGCCGGGTCAGCGGAACCAGCACCAACTACGTGCCGAAAGGCTGA
- the ltrA gene encoding group II intron reverse transcriptase/maturase: MLLGSAMHQKLGQPGRKAGGRGEAKPEALRDEARPARQGLEGSGRDDLLTQALASANMVMAWKRVKANRGSAGVDGRTIAETAAYLRTHWPGIREALLNGSYRPEPVRRVQIPKTGGGMRELGIPTVTDRLIQQALLQVLQPMIDPTFSEYSFGFRPGRRAHDAVLTARRYVQDGYRMVVDVDLEKFFDRVNHDILMERLSRRIDDKAVLRLIRRYLVAGIMDGGVVMQRYEGTPQGGPLSPLLANVLLDEVDRALETRGHRFVRYADDCNVYVRSRQAGERVLNGLRRLYEQLHLKVNEAKTAVAPASGRKFLSFSFWYGPGGQVKCRVADKAKETYKQRIRQLTRRSGGRSLPEVVERLRTYMPGWKGYFQLAQTPKVFRELDEWLRHRLRALQLKHWRRGTTMYRELLALGASKPDAHRIAANSRRWWRNSCFALNRVMPIAYFDRLGVPRLS; the protein is encoded by the coding sequence ATGTTGCTTGGAAGTGCAATGCATCAGAAGCTCGGGCAACCGGGGCGCAAGGCGGGAGGGCGAGGTGAAGCCAAGCCCGAAGCGTTGCGTGATGAAGCACGGCCGGCGCGACAGGGACTCGAAGGTTCAGGGCGAGATGACCTGCTCACGCAGGCGCTCGCGAGCGCGAACATGGTAATGGCGTGGAAACGCGTCAAAGCCAATCGCGGCAGTGCTGGGGTGGATGGACGGACGATTGCCGAGACGGCGGCGTACCTGAGAACGCACTGGCCGGGGATTCGGGAGGCATTACTGAACGGCAGTTACCGGCCTGAGCCGGTGCGGCGCGTACAGATTCCGAAGACCGGTGGCGGGATGCGGGAATTGGGGATTCCGACGGTGACGGATCGGCTGATCCAGCAAGCCCTGCTGCAGGTCTTGCAGCCGATGATTGATCCGACGTTCTCCGAATACAGCTTCGGCTTCCGACCGGGACGCCGTGCGCACGACGCCGTGCTCACGGCGCGGCGCTACGTGCAGGACGGTTACCGGATGGTGGTCGATGTCGATTTGGAGAAGTTCTTCGACCGGGTCAATCACGACATTCTGATGGAACGGTTATCGAGGCGAATCGACGACAAGGCCGTGCTGCGGCTGATTCGTCGTTACCTTGTGGCCGGCATCATGGATGGCGGCGTGGTCATGCAGCGGTACGAGGGGACGCCGCAAGGCGGCCCGCTGTCGCCGCTGCTGGCCAATGTGCTGCTCGACGAGGTGGATCGTGCGCTGGAAACGCGTGGTCATCGTTTCGTTCGCTATGCCGACGACTGCAATGTATATGTGCGCAGTCGGCAGGCCGGTGAGCGGGTACTCAATGGGCTGCGCCGACTCTATGAGCAACTTCACCTGAAGGTGAATGAAGCCAAGACGGCGGTTGCACCGGCATCTGGTCGCAAGTTTCTGAGCTTTAGCTTCTGGTATGGTCCAGGTGGCCAAGTGAAATGCCGGGTTGCCGACAAGGCAAAAGAAACCTACAAGCAACGCATCCGACAACTGACGCGTCGCTCGGGCGGGCGTAGCCTGCCGGAGGTAGTGGAACGGCTCCGGACTTACATGCCGGGCTGGAAGGGATACTTTCAGCTTGCGCAGACGCCGAAAGTGTTCCGCGAACTCGACGAGTGGTTGCGTCACCGGTTGCGTGCTCTGCAACTCAAGCACTGGCGTCGGGGTACGACGATGTATCGGGAATTGCTGGCGTTGGGTGCTTCTAAGCCGGATGCCCATCGGATCGCCGCAAACAGCCGTCGATGGTGGCGTAACAGCTGCTTCGCGCTGAATCGTGTGATGCCGATCGCTTACTTCGACCGACTCGGCGTGCCGCGTCTCTCATAA